From a single Lolium rigidum isolate FL_2022 chromosome 7, APGP_CSIRO_Lrig_0.1, whole genome shotgun sequence genomic region:
- the LOC124677090 gene encoding calmodulin-binding protein 60 D-like (The sequence of the model RefSeq protein was modified relative to this genomic sequence to represent the inferred CDS: added 80 bases not found in genome assembly) has protein sequence MQRQGRHMERSGSKRALDPGGSGGGGGGGGDDEREPKRPRVPALASVIVEALKMDSLQKLCSSLEPILRRVVSEEVERALAKLGPATSARIEGRTSPKRIEGPAGSNLQLQFRSRLALPLFTGGKVEGEQGTSIHVVLLDANTGHVVTSGLESSAKLDVLVLEGDFNKEKDEDWTEEEFESHIVKEREGKRPLLNGEIHVTLKEGVGTIGELIFTDNSSWIRSRKFRLGMRVSSGFCEGIRIKEAKTEAFTVKDHRGELYKKHYPPALKDDVWRLEKIGKDGAFHGKLNSNGIYTVEHFLQLLVKDQHKLRSILGTGMSNKMWESLVEHAKTCVLGGKHYIYYSNDAGSVGAIFNNIYEFIGLIADDQFISTENLTENQRVFADTLVKQAYDDWINVVEYDGNALLKFKQKKKSVTTRSEAAKVSTRYPTSYGSEHSQKQLTGGPANVEQSSVSSTGEAERSGVIPNGGHAMRYAAHPQDISQTINMQYGMSSLIPEGQFNGSSIQTQASRNSNMLALGPPQQQQNFEFSALGQSPALSPFDDWTGRLQESRGGVDDFLMEEIRVRSHDILENEQEMQQMLRILSMGGASANLNNVDGFPSYIPSPAPAFNYEDDRTRPSGKAVVGWLKIKAAMRWGIFVRKKAAERRAQLVELDD, from the exons cggcggcggcgacgacgaacgTGAACCTAAACGCCCGCGCGTGCCGGCCCTCGCCAG TGTGATTGTAGAAGCTCTCAAGATGGACAGTTTGCAGAAGCTTTGTTCATCTCTGGAGCCAATTCTCCGAAGAGTT GTCAGTGAAGAAGTAGAGCGTGCTTTAGCCAAATTGGGTCCTGCAACTTCTGCTAGAATTGAAGGAAG GACctctcccaaaagaattgaaggcCCTGCTGGTAGTAATCTCCAGCTTCAGTTTAGGAGTAGGTTAGCACTCCCACTTTTTACTGGAGGAAAAGTGGAAGGCGAGCAGGGAACATCAATACATGTGGTGCTACTGGATGCAAACACTGGTCATGTTGTAACTTCAGGACTCGAATCATCTGCGAAATTGGATGTCCTTGTGCTTGAGGGTGATTTTAATAAAGAGAAAGACGAAGATTGGACTGAAGAGGAATTTGAGAGCCACATTGTGAAAGAACGTGAAGGGAAGAGGCCTCTTTTAAATGGTGAAATCCATGTGACGCTTAAAGAAGGGGTAGGGACCATAGGAGAGCTTATATTCACTGACAATTCCAGCTGGATAAGGAGCAGAAAATTTAGACTTGGAATGAGAGTCTCTTCAGGATTCTGTGAAGGAATTCGTATCAAAGAGGCAAAGACAGAGGCTTTCACTGTGAAAGATCACAGAGGAGAAT TGTACAAGAAACATTACCCTCCTGCGCTTAAGGATGATGTTTGGAGATTAGAAAAGATTGGAAAGGACGGTGCGTTTCATGGGAAGCTAAACTCCAATGGAATTTATACAGTTGAACATTTTCTTCAACTTCTTGTTAAAGACCAACATAAGTTAAgaagt ATTCTTGGCACTGGCATGTCAAATAAGATGTGGGAAAGCCTTGTAGAGCATGCGAAAACCTGCGTTTTGGGTGGCAAGCATTATATATATTACTCAAATGATGCAGGAAGTGTTGGTGCAATATTCAATAACATATATGAGTTCATTGGTTTGATTGCTGATGATCAGTTTATTTCAACTGAAAATCTTACTGAAAATCAGAGG GTGTTTGCGGATACGTTGGTGAAGCAAGCATATGATGATTGGATCAACGTTGTAGAGTATGATGGTAATGCATTGTTGAAGTTTAAGCAGAAAAAGAAATCGGTCACAACAAGAAGTGAGGCTGCAAAAGTTTCTACAAGGTACCCTACATCGTATGGTTCAGAACACTCCCAGAAACAATTGACCGGAGGTCCTGCAAATGTTGAGCAATCTTCTGTGAGCAGTACGGGTGAAG CAGAAAGGTCTGGAGTCATACCCAATGGAGGGCATGCAATGAGATATGCAGCCCATCCTCAGGACATCTCCCAAACTATTAACATGCAATATGGCATGAGTTCGTTGATCCCCGAAGGCCAGTTCAATGGTTCCTCCATCCAAACTCAAGCATCAAGAAACTCCAACATGCTAGCATTGGGACCTCCACAGCAGCAGCAAAACTTTGAATTCTCAGCACTTGGTCAATCTCCGGCTCTCAGTCCTTTTGATGACTGGACTGGCCGTTTGCAGGAGAGCCGTGGTGGTGTTGATGACTTCCTGATGGAGGAAATAAGGGTGAGGAGCCACGACATACTGGAGAATGAACAAGAGATGCAACAAATGCTACGCATTCTGAGTATGGGTGGGGCATCAGCTAACCTGAATAATGTAGATGGCTTTCCTTCCTACATCCCATCTCCCGCGCCAGCCTTCAACTATGAGGATGATCGCACCCGCCCATCTGGTAAGGCTGTTGTTGGGTGGCTTAAGATTAAGGCTGCCATGCGGTGGGGCATCTTTGTCAGGAAGAAAGCAGCTGAGAGAAGAGCTCAGCTTGTTGAGCTGGATGATTAG